From the Aerococcus viridans genome, the window GACCGACACACATGGCATTAACCAGCGGGTTCCCTCTGTAGACGGGATCAAAGGCAATTTCTCCGCCGACTGTCGGAATCCCGATACAGTTGCCGTAGCCGCCGATTCCTGCCACGACTTCTTCAAGCAGATACTTTGTCCGTTCGTTGTCGAGTTCACCGAACCGTAAAGAATCCAGCATCGCAATCGGACGGGCACCCATACTGAAAATATCACGAATGATGCCTCCGACACCTGTCGCCGCCCCTTCATAAGGTTCAACAGCGGATGGATGGTTATGACTTTCCGCTTTAAACACAACGGCCTGACCGTCTCCAATATCAACGATTCCGGCACCCTCACCAGGACCTTGAAGCACTTGAGGTCCCTCTGTCGGGAATTTTCTCAACACCGGTTTGGAGTTTTTATATGAGCAGTGCTCGCTCCACATAACTGAAAACAGGCCAGTTTCCGTATAGTTAGGCAGATGTTTGATTATGTCCTCGGAAATCATGCGGTATTCTTCATCCGTCAGTCCCCACTGAGCATAGATTTTCTGATCTCTGATCTGTTCGGCCGTCGGTTCATGTAATGTCTTCATACCTCTGCAGTCTCCTTTATAAAGTTCTTGACCATCGATTCGAAAAAGCGCAGCCCGTCACTTGAGCCTAAAAGATCTTCGACTGCCCGCTCAGGATGCGGCATCATACCCAGAACATTGCCTTGTTTGTTTATAATCCCTGCGATATTTTCAACTGAGCCGTTCGGATTGTCTGACGCATAGGTGAATACGATCTGATTGTTGGCTTTCAGTTCCGCAAGTGTCTCTTCATCACAGTAATAATTCCCTTCGCCATGAGCGACGGGTATGGTGAGGAGTTCCTGCTTGTCATATTCAGAGGTAAATTTCGTCCGGTTATTGACCACTTCCAGTTCCACTGTCTTACAGATAAAATGAAGGTTTTCGTTACGCTGCAAAGCCCCAGGCAGAAGTCCTGCTTCAACTAAAATCTGGAATCCGTTGCAGGTACCAAAGACTGGCTTGCCTTCCTCTGCAAAGCGAGTCACTTCACTCATCACATTTGAAAAGCGGGAGATGGCACCACTTCTTAAGTAATCACCATACGAAAAACCTCCAGGAAGCAGGACACCATCAAAGCCGTCCAGACTTTCTGCAGTGTGAGGCACGTATTCAGCTTCTTCTCCTACACCGTCTCTGATTGCATGAAGCAGATCGACATCGCAATTGGAACCTGGAAACTGGATCACTGCAAATCTCATGCTTAGACCGTCTCCTTTACTCGTTCAATTTCATAGCGATAGCTTTCCATCACGACATTTGCCAGAAGCTTGTCGCAGATCGTTTCAATGACTTCTTCAACTGAACGGTCGGCAGTATCTGACACTTTGATTTCAAAATACTTCCCGATACGAATATCTTCAATTTCATCGAAGCCCATACGGTGAACGGCTCCTCTTACCGCTTCTCCCTGAGGATCCAGAATTGATTCTTTATAGGTTACATATACTTTTACCTTATACATGAGTCACTTCTCCTTTTGATCTCTCGTCAGACGGTCGAGTACTTCCTGATATAGTGGGATAATGTCGCCGAGATCCTGTCTGAAGACATCCTTGTCCAGACGATCGTTCGTCTTTTCATCCCATAGACGGCATGTGTCCGGTGAAATTTCATCTGCCAGAACGATTTGTTCTTTCGCAGCCTTTCCAAATTCCAGCTTGAAGTCGATCAATCTGATGCCGGCCTCACTGTAAATCTCAATCAGCGACTGGTTGATGTTGTGAGCCTGTCTTTTAATTTCGTCAATTTCTTTCTGGTCAGCCAGATTAAGTGCAAGCACATGATCATCATTAATGAGCGGATCGTTCAGTCCGTCATCCTTGAGGTAAAATTCCAGAACCGGAAAGGCCAGCTCCGTCCCCTCGTCTACACCGAGGCGTCTGGAAAAGCTTCCAGCAGCGACATTTCTGACGACAACCTCAAGATCGAACATATCCACTTTTTCAATCAGCTGATCCGTTTCAGACACTTCCATGATGAAGTGACTTGGAATATCCTTCTCCTTCAGCTTTTTGAAGATCATGCTGGTAATCTGGTTATTCAGCTGCCCTTTACCGGCTATGGCTTCTTTCTTGGCTCCATTCCCAGCTGTGGCCTGATCTTTATACGTGACCCAAAGGATGTTGGGTTCACTGGTCTCATATAATTGTTTTGCCTTGCCTTCATATAACAGGTCTCTCTTTATCAACTGAATACCCCTTTCATGACTTGGTTAAACACGAACATTAAACACACCTATACTTTCAATCGTTCTAATTTATCGATATAGCCTTATCATATATTGTCTAAGGAATAGAGTCAACCTTTGAGCGTCTATTTATGAGTGACATTTTGTATAATGTTCATGTTTCATGTTTATAAAGCTGAATTTACAGATTAAAATATTCTAATATTTTGTAATTAACGAACATTGCTGACTATTTATCCTTGAATAGTGATTTTAAGATCAGAGTTCGTAAAACTATTCACAAAATTTAATTAAACACAATTCGCTGACAGACTCACACTTAGGAGATGATTCACATGCAGATATACTGGACAACCCTTGTAGACGTCATTGATGAGGCCACAGACACAAAAACATTCTACCTCGACCTCCCAGAGGGCTTCACCTGGGAAGAAGGCGCGCACACTCACCTGGTACTGGAAGGAAAAATCTCTTCTTACATATTTGATGTTTAATTGCTGATTGACATCTAATTTTTGCGTCATATCTATTTCAATAACCTTTGTCATTAGTAAATGCTTAAATAATGATAGACCACAACCACTACTCATTCCAAAGTGATGATCAAAGTCTGAAGCAGTTTGACGTATCGTTTGCTTAGCTTCCAATAATAACCTAATAAAATAAATACTCATATCCTCTAATTCTTCAACAAGTATATTTTCGAATCCTTCAATGACAGAAAGGTTTGAATAACCATGAATAAACGCGATATTATGTGCCATATCTTTGGGTACTTCTAACTCTGTTACAATCCCCCAATCCACTTCTTGCCTTTCCCAAAAAATACGCTCTATTTCAAATTTTTCTAAAACACGTTTATCCATTAATTCATCTTTATATTTCAATGTTCTAGCAAACTTTTTAACTTCTGTATTGTTCTTAGTTGTTACTAAAAAATCTGTTGTCATCACTATTGGTTCTCCACTTTTAAGGTCTGTGGGGTGTTTAATTCCTAATTCATTTGCAATAATAATCGTTTCCTCAATTGGTAGCAAAGGGTATTGTTCTTGAATATCTTCAACTAAATCCGAATATTCTAATAAATAAAAGTAATTTCGTTCTAAATCTGAAAGAAATTCAAATTGTCTTGGAATCTTATATCCTTTTAATCGAGTAACCCTTCCCAATGAAGGCACATCCTGAATAGTTATCCATGGTTTATAATCGATTCCAATACCTTGACCGTAACCCTCTTTCATTTTTTTCTCATACGAACTTGAACGTTTTCTTTTAGCCATATACACCCTCCTCTTTATTAATTTTTAATTTTAAAACAAAAAAACAACCTCTTATGGACATCATACCCATAGAGGTTGCTTTAATAAAACTTTATTATAAATAATCAAACTTTGTTTTAAATGAACGAACTTTATTATAAATGATCAATCTTTTTTATAAAGCTACAAAATGTAATTTGTGATAAAGTTTATTATTCTACTGTTACTGACTTCGCTAGGTTACGTGGCTTATCTACATCTAAACCGCGGTCTAATGACGCATAGTATGCTAGTAACTGCGTTGGAATGACTGATACAAGTGCAGATAACAATGGTTCTACTGCTGGGATGACAATATCGTCACCTTCACGGTCTAAACCTTCCATAGAGATGATTAATGTATTCGCTCCGCGCGAACGCACTTCTTCAATATTACCACGAGAGTGAGCAGCGGTATTCTCTTGTGTGATTATACCGATAACTGGCGTACCATCTTCGATAAGCGAGATTGTACCATGTTTCAATTCACCTGAAGCGAAACCTTCAGCTTGAATATATGAAATCTCTTTTATTTTCAAGGCAGCTTCACGACTTACTTCGTAGTCAATTCCACGACCGATGTAGAAAGCACTTGCTTTATCAGTGAATAATTCAGTCGCTAATTCATGAATTTCATCTTTATCATCGATCATTACTTGAATAGCGTTAGCAATGATTGATAATTCATGTTCCATGTCAAATTGTGCTTCGAATCCTAAGTCACGACGTAAAGCTTCAGCTAATACAGCCATTACTGCGATTTGACCAGTATATGCTTTAGTAGACGCTACAGCGATTTCTGGACCTGCATGTAATAATAATGTGTAGTCAGCTTCACGTGATAAAGTAGAACCTTTCACGTTAGTGATTGTTAATGATTTGTAGCCTAATTTGTTGGTTTGAACCAATACTTGACGACTATCTGCAGTTTCACCAGATTGTGTTAAGTAGATGAAGAATGGTTTTTCACTCAATACCGGCATGTTGTAAGCAAATTCAGATGCTACATGAACTTCAACTGGAATGTTAACCATTTTTTCGATGATGTTTTTACCAACTAAACCTGCATGCATTGAAGTACCTGCACCGATGATGTAGATACGGTCGCTTGCATTAATTGCATCGATGATTTCTTGGTCAACTGTTAATTCGTTGTTATCGTCAGAGTATTCTTGGATAATACGACGCATTACAGCTGGTTGCTCATCAATTTCTTTAATCATGTAGTAAGGGTATGTCCCTTTATCTAAGTCGTTGGCATCTAATTGTGCAGTATATGGTGCACGTTCGATTGTTTCGCCAGCTAAGTTTTTAATAGTAACGTTTTCTTCAGTTAAGATAACCATTTCACCGTCATGAATTTCAACGTATTGGTCAGTTAAATCGATTGATGCCATTGCATCAGAAACGATTGTGTTGAAGTCAGTACCTTTACCGATTAATAAAGGTGATTTGTTTTTCGCTGCAAAAACAACACCTGGTTGTTCTGAATCGATTAAAGCAAATGCGTATGAACCTTCAATCACGTTTAAGGCTTTTAAGAATGCAGTTTCTGCATCTAAACCGTCTGTTAATGCGAAGTGCTCAATTAAGTTTACAGCAACTTCTGTATCTGTATCTGAGTGGAAAGTCACGTCAGATAAGAAATCTTCTTTCATTTCCCGGTAGTTTTCAATAACACCGTTATGTACTAATGTGAAACGACCTGTTGATGATTGCTGTGGATGGGCATTGCGAACACTTGGTTCACCATGTGTTGCCCAACGTGTATGTCCAATACCTGTATGGGCATCTAATGACATGTCCACTTCACTTTGTAGTTTAGCGATACGTCCTTCTTCTCTAAATAAATGACCATTTTGACCATTTCCATCGACAACGTATACACCTGCTGAATCATA encodes:
- the purQ gene encoding phosphoribosylformylglycinamidine synthase subunit PurQ encodes the protein MRFAVIQFPGSNCDVDLLHAIRDGVGEEAEYVPHTAESLDGFDGVLLPGGFSYGDYLRSGAISRFSNVMSEVTRFAEEGKPVFGTCNGFQILVEAGLLPGALQRNENLHFICKTVELEVVNNRTKFTSEYDKQELLTIPVAHGEGNYYCDEETLAELKANNQIVFTYASDNPNGSVENIAGIINKQGNVLGMMPHPERAVEDLLGSSDGLRFFESMVKNFIKETAEV
- the purS gene encoding phosphoribosylformylglycinamidine synthase subunit PurS; translation: MYKVKVYVTYKESILDPQGEAVRGAVHRMGFDEIEDIRIGKYFEIKVSDTADRSVEEVIETICDKLLANVVMESYRYEIERVKETV
- the purC gene encoding phosphoribosylaminoimidazolesuccinocarboxamide synthase, translating into MIKRDLLYEGKAKQLYETSEPNILWVTYKDQATAGNGAKKEAIAGKGQLNNQITSMIFKKLKEKDIPSHFIMEVSETDQLIEKVDMFDLEVVVRNVAAGSFSRRLGVDEGTELAFPVLEFYLKDDGLNDPLINDDHVLALNLADQKEIDEIKRQAHNINQSLIEIYSEAGIRLIDFKLEFGKAAKEQIVLADEISPDTCRLWDEKTNDRLDKDVFRQDLGDIIPLYQEVLDRLTRDQKEK
- a CDS encoding TnsA endonuclease N-terminal domain-containing protein, with product MAKRKRSSSYEKKMKEGYGQGIGIDYKPWITIQDVPSLGRVTRLKGYKIPRQFEFLSDLERNYFYLLEYSDLVEDIQEQYPLLPIEETIIIANELGIKHPTDLKSGEPIVMTTDFLVTTKNNTEVKKFARTLKYKDELMDKRVLEKFEIERIFWERQEVDWGIVTELEVPKDMAHNIAFIHGYSNLSVIEGFENILVEELEDMSIYFIRLLLEAKQTIRQTASDFDHHFGMSSGCGLSLFKHLLMTKVIEIDMTQKLDVNQQLNIKYVRRDFSFQYQVSVRAFFPGEALWEVEVECFCVCGLINDVYKGCPVYLHVNHLLSVSLSANCV
- the glmS gene encoding glutamine--fructose-6-phosphate transaminase (isomerizing) encodes the protein MCGIVGYIGNGSAQEVLLNGLERLEYRGYDSAGVYVVDGNGQNGHLFREEGRIAKLQSEVDMSLDAHTGIGHTRWATHGEPSVRNAHPQQSSTGRFTLVHNGVIENYREMKEDFLSDVTFHSDTDTEVAVNLIEHFALTDGLDAETAFLKALNVIEGSYAFALIDSEQPGVVFAAKNKSPLLIGKGTDFNTIVSDAMASIDLTDQYVEIHDGEMVILTEENVTIKNLAGETIERAPYTAQLDANDLDKGTYPYYMIKEIDEQPAVMRRIIQEYSDDNNELTVDQEIIDAINASDRIYIIGAGTSMHAGLVGKNIIEKMVNIPVEVHVASEFAYNMPVLSEKPFFIYLTQSGETADSRQVLVQTNKLGYKSLTITNVKGSTLSREADYTLLLHAGPEIAVASTKAYTGQIAVMAVLAEALRRDLGFEAQFDMEHELSIIANAIQVMIDDKDEIHELATELFTDKASAFYIGRGIDYEVSREAALKIKEISYIQAEGFASGELKHGTISLIEDGTPVIGIITQENTAAHSRGNIEEVRSRGANTLIISMEGLDREGDDIVIPAVEPLLSALVSVIPTQLLAYYASLDRGLDVDKPRNLAKSVTVE